The Pirellulales bacterium DNA window GTATGGACAGGCCGGTCTGACCGCGGGCGCCGGCGGCACGCGCCCCGTGGCCGGCAACCCTGGCCGGCTCGACGCCATGCGCGAACCGATCCCTTGCTGGTCGATCTTCACCGAGGGGCACATCACCTTCGATGGCCGCCTGTCGGCCTGCTGCTTCGACCACGACGGCCGCTTCAGCATGGGCGACCTCACCACCACTTCGTTCGCCGAGGCCTGGCACAGCGACCCGTTCCGCGCCCTGCGCGCCGAGCACCTTCGCGGCGATGTCTCCGGCACCGTCTGCGCCGGCTGCATCGCGTACAGCAGCTAGTGGTTAGTGGATAGCGAGCGTTTGAGACCGCCGATCAGTCGGCGCACTCGCCTCGTTGCGCTTGCGGGGAAACCTTGGAGTCGGGCGGTGGCCGGTCGCCACTGCCCCCGATTACTCCCGCACCCTCAGCGTCTCCGCGTCTCGGCGGTTCTTCCCCTTCTTCCGCCTCGCTCCCACGCAGTAGGGGGAGAGGCAGCGACCGCAGGTCGCGGTGAGGGGGGTTTTACTTCGTCCCTCCTCAACAACTTTCCCCCCTCAGCGTCTCCGCGCCTCTGCGGTTCTTCCTTCCCTGACCACTAGCCACTGACCACTATTCACTACCCCCATTCCGACAACTCCGAAAACCCCCGCCTGCCTGCCGCGCAACGCACGGCTCTAACCCATTGCGAAAGTGAAACTTAACGCGAACAAACGCCAACTGCCGCTTCGTGCGAATTGCGCGCGTGTTTTGACACTCCATTCCAAAAACTCCGAAAACCCTCCCGCCAATCCTGTGTGGCCGCCGCGGCGCAAGCCGTGACACACCAGAATCTTCCGAAAACAGAATCGCGATTCTCATTCGTTTTCGGAAAGGGGTTTTCGGAG harbors:
- a CDS encoding SPASM domain-containing protein, whose protein sequence is YGQAGLTAGAGGTRPVAGNPGRLDAMREPIPCWSIFTEGHITFDGRLSACCFDHDGRFSMGDLTTTSFAEAWHSDPFRALRAEHLRGDVSGTVCAGCIAYSS